In Xanthomonas fragariae, the genomic window ACCTGCTTGAACGGCGGCGCCAGCTTGTTCTTGACCACCTTGATCTTGGTCTGGTTGCCGATGATCTCGTCGCCCTTCTTGATCGCGCCGATACGACGGATATCCAGACGCACCGAGGCGTAGAACTTCAGCGCGTTGCCGCCGGTGGTCACTTCCGGGCTCTGGCCCGGCATCATGACGCCGATCTTCATACGCAATTGGTTGATGAAGACCACCAGGGTGTTGGAACGCTTGATGTTGCCGGTCAGCTTACGCAGCGCCTGGCTCATCAGACGAGCCTGCAGACCTGGCAGCTGGTCGCCCATTTCGCCTTCGATTTCTGCCTTCGGGGTCAGTGCGGCAACCGAGTCGATCACCACAATGTCCACCGAGCTGGAACGCACCAGCATGTCGGCGATTTCCAGCGCCTGCTCACCGGTATCCGGCTGCGACAGCAGCAGGTCGTCAACATTGACGCCCAGCTTGGCTGCATAGATCGGGTCCAGTGCGTGCTCGGCGTCGATGAAGGCCGCAGTGCCGCCCTTTTTCTGGCACTCAGCAATCGCCTGCAGGGTAAGGGTGGTTTTGCCCGAGGATTCCGGGCCGTAGATTTCAACCACGCGGCCCTTCGGCAGACCACCGATCCCCAGTGCGATGTCCAGCATCAGCGAGCCGGTCGGAATAACTTCGACCGCCTCGATCACGCGGTCGCCCATGCGCATCACCGAGCCCTTGCCGAATTGTTTTTCGATCTGGCTCAGTGCAGCAGAAAGGGCGCGCTTCTTGTTCTCATCCATCTGGGTGATCCTTGTCAGTGATTTCGGTATGGGGCTAATGTAGCGGCGGTGTATCACACAAGCTGAGACTGGAGGCGACACACTTAGATTAGGGATGCGATAACTGCGGTGGCAGCGGGGAATCCTGCAGTACCGGCTCGGGAAAAAGCCAGCACAGCCATCGGCACAGTGCTCAGCGATTTGGCCTCAACAGCCCACAATACAGGCCCTCGATCGCGAAATCCTGATCCGGCAGCACTTCGATCGGTGCGTAATCTGGATTGCGCGGCAGCAGCCGGATGCGATCCTTGCCGATCTTCAGCAATTTGACCGTGATCTCTTCATCGATCCGCGCCACCACGATCTGCCCCGAGCGCGCATCGCGGGTGCGATGCACACCGATCAGGTCGCCATTGAAGATGCCTTCGTCGCGCATCGAATCGCCCTGCACCTTGAGCAGATAGTCCGGCGACGGCGAGAAGAACACTCGATCCAGCACCACGAAGTCATCCAAACCGATATCGGCGCCGATCGGCAAACCCGCCGCGACGCGGCCCAGCACCGGCAGACGCAGGACGTTGTCGCGGAAGGGCTCGCCCACTGGCGGCGTGCGCGACTGCGCGCCCTGCCCGGCTAGACGGATGCCGCGGGCTTGGCCAGGCACACGACGAATTGCGCCGGCCTGCTCCAGTGCCTCCAAATGGTACTGTGCCGCGCGCACGCCCTTGAAGCCAAATGCACGCGCGATCTCAGTCTGGGAAGGCGGAACGCCGTCTGCATCGATGTGCTTGGCGATCAAGGCCAGGATAGCTTGCTGGGTTTCGGTCAGGTCCATAGTTAGTAGTATTACTACTAATTTCCGCCCGCGCAATACCTGCGTGGCTGCGTGCCCGCAGCGCCGCGGAGGGTGTCAGGAGCCTGGCAGCGCTCTAACGCCGACTGCGCCAGATCGAGAACAAAATCCAGATACCGCAGAGCGCCGCGCCGATGAAGCCGCTCACACCCAATGCGAGTAGCCAGCGGCTGGCGCTGCCGCCGACACTGTTCATGACGATAGACGAGCCGATCACCAGTGCGGCGGTGACGATGCCCATCGTGAGCCGATTGGCAGCACGGTCGACCTGCTCGCCGAACTCACGCAACGCGCGTGTTTCCACGTGTAGTTGCAGTTTGCCGCGACGGGCGGCCTGCAGCAGACGCTTCAGGTCACGCGGCAGATCGCCAATTAGATCGATCGCGCCGGTCACGGTGCGACGGCTACGTCGCAACATCGCGCGTGGTGCATAGCGCTGCAGCACCACGCGTTCGAGATACGGGCGCGCCTCGGTAGCCATGTCGAAATCTGGATCGAGCTGACGCCCCATGCCTTCGAGCGTGAGAAAGGCCTTGATCATCAGCGCCAGATCCGACGGCAGCGTCAGCCCATGATCGCGCAGGATGGAGGTGACATCGCCAAGCATTGCGCCGATGCGCAATTCCTTTAGCGGAACGCCGCGATATTCATCGACGAACGCGCCGATGTCCTGCTGCAAGCGCGATTCGTCGATATCCAGGCTGGTTCCGGCCCATTCCAGCAATACGTCGATCACCGCTTCGGCGTCGTAGCTCACCATGCCGTGCAGCAGTTGCGCGACCTGGAACCGGCGCTGCTCGGAGACGCGCCCGACCATGCCGAAATCGATGACGGCGATGCGGCCGTCGCGCAGATAGAAAATGTTGCCCGGATGCGGATCGGCATGGAAGCAACCGTCCTGCAGCACCATCTTCAGCACGATGCCGGCACCGCTGCGCGCAAGCGCCTTGCGGTCCAGGCCGGCCGCATCGACAGCGATCAGATCACGCCCCGGAATGCCGTCGATGAACTCCTGCACGTTGAGCGATTCGCACGTCCACTCCCAATACACGGCCGGCACCACGACCTGCGGATCATGCGCAAAGTTGGCTGCGATGCGTTCGGCATTGCGGCATTCGGCAGCGAAGTCCAGTTCGCGCCGCAGCGAGATGGTGAATTGCTGCACCACTTCGGCAGGGCGATACCGCTTCAAATCGGGCGCGCGGGTTTCGACGATTTCGGCGAGCCGCGCGAGCAGGCGCAGGTCCGCATCGATGGTGTCGCCGATGCCGGGGCGACGGATCTTCAACACCACCGGTGTGCCATCGGCCAGCCAGGCGCGGTGCGTCTGTGCCAGCGATGCGGCCGCCAGCGGTTGCTCGTCCAGGCGTGCGAACACGCTTTCCGGCTCCATGCCCAGCGCTGCGACAAGTTGCGGACGGATTTGCTCGAACGGCAGCGCCGGCGCCGCGTTCTGCAGCTCGCTCAACTCTTCGATCCATTCCGGTGCCAACAGATCCACGCGTGTGGCCAGCACCTGCCCGAATTTGACGAAGGTCGGTCCGAGTTCTTCCAAGGCACGTCGCACGCGCATTGCGGCGGACATGGGCAGGCGGCCCTCGGCGTTATGCCAATGCAACAGCCTGCCGGCGCGTTCGAGCACATCGGCAAGCCCGATGCGGCGCACTACGTCGCCAAAGCCGTAACGCATCAGGACCGAGGCGATTTCCTGCAAACGCCCGAGATCACGAACGGTGCTGAGTGCTTCCCACATCAGCGCAGCACCTGCATTTGCGGAACCGTCAGGCGCTGCGTAAAGTCACGCCGCGCAATGTTATGCAGTGTCGAGAAAAAAGAGGCGGGAGCAGAAAGCGAACGCATCGGCACGCGGGTCAGCAATGGGACTTTGTTTGTAGCCGATCTGCCCGCCGCTGTCGCGCCCTCGTCGGCTGCGGGCTTACGAGTGGCTAACAAAACGTAGCGAGCAGTGGACAAGTGGGTGCGGACGGCGCGGAGGAACCGCAGTATACGATGGGTACATGCCTATTCCGAGCGCGGCCCGCGCCCGCCTGGCGGCTGCGCAGCCGTTTTGTTAGCCACTCTTAGCGCAAGTTGCGTTGGGCCCGCACAGCCGCGTGTCGAACATGCAGCTCCGCAGTCCAGGGCAAACACCTCAATAGCGCAATTGTAAGGTCACGCCATAGGTGCGCGGTGCACCCAGAAACGCATTCCACGAACCGGCCTGCAGCGGCGTATCGATGACGATCTGCCGGTAGGTTGCGTTGCTCAGATTTTCCGCCCACGCTTCCAGCAGCTAGCGCTTGTCATCGGCGCCGATGCCTAACCGCGCATTGAGCAAGGTGTAGCCCGGTTGCGACTTCTGCGGATCCAGATCGGTGCCTGCGTTGTAGTCGGAGGAGTATTTGGCGCCGAGGTTGAAACGACCGGTCAGTTGGTTGCCAAGCGCATGTTCGTAGGTCAGCGACAGATTGGCCGACCAGCGCGGCGCAAAGCTCAAACGGCTGCCGGGAAGTCGCGTCAGATCCGCATCCGGTAATGGGCCATCGCCATACGCGGTGTCCGTATAGCTGAGCCCGCCCTGCAACATCAGGCACGGCACTGCGCCCTGCCACAGAATTTCCGTATCGATTCCGCGCGACACCACGGTAGGAATAGCGCGCACCACAAAACTTGTGCCGAGGAAATTGTTGAGCTGAAAATCGCTGAAATCCTGGTAGAACAGTGTCGTGTTTAACAGTAGATTGCAGCCGAGCCAGGTGGTCTTGGCGCCAAGCTCATAACTGTCGACGAACTCGCCCGGAAATGCAGTGTCGTCCACCGGCAGGATTCCTTGTACGCCGCTGGACAAGCCGTCGGATGACTGCACGCGATCCAGATTGGGGTTCAGCCGACATACGTGTAAAAATAGCTCATACGTTCGCATTTCATCTATCACATCAGTGCGTTAGCGGATATTTTGGGCAGAAAAGCTACACCGCCAGTGCTATTGCAGCGGCACTGGGCTGAAGACGCGCAGGCCCTGGAGCCGCCCGATGCCTCCAGGACAATTTGGCCAACCTCGCGTCGTGCCAGCCAGGGCACCAGCTTGCGATGACCGGCCGCGCGTTGGCCTTGGCGATCGCCACCGCCCCGCCTGGCGGTGGTTACGCCATCGCTGGTCAGCGTGTTGGTGGCCGCAAACCCCAGGCGCCATCGGCCAGCACGCGCACCCCACTGGATTCGGCGTTGACCACGTTCTCCACCTGCCCCTCGCTGGTGATCACGAACTGGCGCAGATAGTGGCCTAAGCGCACATCGCAATAACTGGCGCCGACTGCCTTGGCGGTGCTCAGCGCGGTATCGGACAAGCGCCGGCTGCGTACGGCATCGTTGGGCGTGAGCAACTGTTCGGCGGCGATCAGGCGGGTGTTCGGCAACGTCAAGCCAGCAGCACCGATGCCCGACAGGGTGAGGAAGGTACGACGGTCCACGGCAGTTCTCTATCGCATGGCGCGCGGCGATGCGATGCCGGACACAGGGCGGCCGTGGAACGTCGCGCCGCAGTGCGGGCAGCGGGAGCGCCCGCATTGATCCAGATACCTAGTCGCCCCTGAAAAACCCCAACCACCCAACGACCGCAAGGCCTTGATGTCTGCACCGGCGTGCCAAAACTACCAGTGTTCGCTACGCTGAAGGCTGGTTTCTTGCAATTTCCGCCCATGCGTACACGCCGTCCTGCTGCCGAAGACAGACCCGCCGACGAGTTGTTTCGTTCGCGGCTGGAGAACCAGATCGATCTGCGTCATCCGCTGGCGCGGCTGAGCCAACGGATGCCGTGGACGGCGTTGGAGCAAGCACTTTCATCGCGCTTGCCGGCCACCCAGGCCGGTGGCGGTCGGCCGGCATTGCCGGTTTGCTCTACCTCAAACACGCCTACGACCTGTCCGATGAAGCGGTGTGCGAGCGCTGGCTGGAGAATCCGTACTGGCAGTTCTTCACCGGTGAGGTCGTGTTCCAGACGCGCTTGCCGTGCGATGCCAGCTCGCTGACGCGCTGGCGGCAGCGCCTGGGTGAGGCCGGGATGGAAGAGCTGCTGGCGCACACCATCAACGCCGCACATGCCATGCAGGCGGTGGACGCACGCGAGTTGTCGCGGGTGATCGTGGACACCACGGTGCAAGAGAAGGCGATCGCCTATCCGACCGACAGCCGTTTGCTGGAGGTGGCACGCAAGAAGCTGGTTTTAGTGGCCAAGCGGCACGGCATCGGATTGCGGCAGAGCTACGCGCGGCAAGGCCCGGCCCTGAGCCGCAAGGCAGGTCGGTATGCGCATGCGCGCCAGTTCAAGCGGATGCGGCGCATCTTGCGACGTCAACGCACAGTGCTGGGACGGCTCATGCGCGACATCCAACGCAAACTCGATCAGGTAAACACCGGCGTGCGCGAGCGCATCGCTGTCTGGCTGGAACGTGCGCAACGGCTGTACACGCAGCGTCCGAAGGACAAACAAAAACTGTACGCATTGCATGCCTCGGAAGTGGAATGCATTGGCAAGGGCAAGGCGCGTCAAGCGTACGAATTCGGCGTCAAGGTCGGCATTGCGGTCACCGCCTGCAAGGGATTGGTCGTGGGTGCGCGCAGCTTCCCGGGCAACCCGTACGACGGCGATACCTTGGCCGAGCAGCTGGAGCAGACACGCGGGTTGCTGCAGGATGTGAGCGTAGAACCGACGGTGGCGATTTGCGTCGCTGCAGGCTGAAAGGTGCACAAGGCGATGCGCTGCACGTGCTCGGCTGCGCCGCCGGCTACAACCTGCGCTGGCTGCTGCGCTGGATCGCGTTTTTGCGTGCCTGGATGCGGGCGATGGGATGGTCATCCTTGAGCGCCGTGCCGCTGTCACCGACGGCACTTGGCGCTTGAAGGGGATTTTTCAGGGACGACTACCTATGTCCCGTTTGCACACTTCTGCGTTGCGGCACATCGAAACGTCAACCGCCGTAGCAGAACCGAGCACGACCACTGGCGAGCGCAAACCGGTTCCCGCAGGCTGCGCGACTCGCGGCTTGCGCCACGCCGGGTCAAGGGCGGCAAGCAGCCACTTTCATGCAGTACACCAGGGACATCCGATGAACCTCTCTCTTTGCACCATCGTGGCGATCGCCGTTGCCGCCTGCGTGCCGCCGTGCACGGCCGTGGCCGCCGACTGGTACGTCGCACCCACCGGCAACGACGGCAATCCCGGCACCCGCGCCGCCCCCTTTGCCAGCGTGATGGCTGCGCAGGCCGCCGCGTCCAGTGGCGATACCGTTTACCTGCGCGGCGGCACCTATCGCCTGAGCAGCGCCAACATCAGCGTGGTGCGGCAGCCCTACGCCGTGGTCAACGAGATCACCAAGCCCGGCATCGCCTATGTCAACGTCGCCAACGAGCGGCCGGTGTTCGACTTCTCTGCGGTGACGCCCACCGGCCTGCGCGTGGCCGCATTCCGGGTGGCCAGCAACAACTGCGTCTTTCGCGGATTCGAGGTGGTGGGTGTGCGGATCACCATTGCAGACCGCCTGACCCAGTCCGAAGCATTCCGCGTTGACCGCGGCAACGGCAACCTGTTCGAGAATCTGGCGATCCACGACGGCCAGGCGATCGGCTGGTACCTGGTTTCGGGCAGCGACAACCGGGTACACAACGTCGATGCCTATAACAACCGTGGACTAAATGCCTTCTCCGATGGAAATATCGACGGTTTCGGCGTGCACCCGACGCTTGCGGGAAGCACCGGAAACCTCATCGAAGGCAGCCGCGCATGGTTCAACAGCGACGATGGCTTCGACCTGATCAATGCCGCTGCCGCAGTCACCCTGCAACGCAACTGGTCGTTCTACAACGGGTACGACAGCGCATTCACCCCGCTGGGCAATGGCGCAGGCTTCAAGGCAGGCGGCTACGGCCGCAACGGAAGCGATTATCCCAAGCCGGTGCCGCGCCATATCGTGCGGTTCAATCTGGCAGTGGGCAATCGATCCAACGGCCTCTACGCCAATCACCACATCGGTGGGCAGGAGTGGATCAGCAACACATCGATCAAGAACGGCCGCGCCAACTACGACATGCAATCCACCTTGAGCGACAACCTCACCGACGTGCCTGGATACGACCACCATCTGGCCAATAACCTGGGATTCGGAACGCGCATCGAAATGATCAACCTGGGGTCTGCGAGCGAGAACGATATCGGCCGCAATTCGTTCAATCTTCCCCTTGTCGTCAGTGCAGGCGATTTCGTCAGCCTGGACGAGCGCCAGCTCATGCGTCCGCGCCAGGCCAACGGCGACCTACCCATCATCACCTTCGCCACCCTGGCCCCGGGCAGCGCGTTGATCGACGCCGGCGCCGATACCGGTGAGGCCTTCAACGGACGTGCACCGGACCTGGGGGCATTCGAGGCGCCTTGATCCGGACGATGGCGCCAGCCGCCTGGCCGGCGGTTAGCGCCATCGTGCCCGGCAGGATTAAGGGTCGGCAGGGATTCGTGTAAAAGACCTTTACTGACAGCGAGTTAGCTCACTTTCAGGGGATGTAAGCCGGTGAACCGCCCCCGGCTTCCGGCACTCCGCATGCCGTCTGGTTCGATGCCCCCAGCTCCAGCGCCCGCGCTGCCACGCCTGACCGAGCTGGCCCGCGTGCATGCTGGACCGCGACCTGCCCGCTTGGCGGTTTAGCACTGGTCTCGCGCCATCTTATGAATGTGATCGAGGACGAAGTAATACGTTGGCCTAGAAGCAACACTTCTCCAATACGGCTATTACTTCCGGTTCGGTGCGTCGCAAAAATTACTAAAAATTTACAGTGATTTAACTATCAAGCCAGAAGAAATAACGTGAGAAAATTTAAATCGAAATGCATGCTTGGCACATGCATCGTTGGAAGCATCTTTAGCGCGGGTGCAGCGGCGCAGGTCGCTGCAATAAACAATACTGGCCGTGCCGAGGCTATGTCTGCATGGGAAACTACGCTCAAGCACGAGGCTCCGGTTATGGAGGGCTGCTTTAGCTCGACGTTTCCGGACATGGGGTGGCAGGCGGTACGCTGTGGCGCACCGCCGAAGTTGGTCATGAAGCCACAGCACCTTACCAGCGGCAACGTTCGTACCGACACCGACAACCGCGTGCTCATCACCGGCAATGGCTATGACTACGCTGCACGCACGGGCATGCTCACCCATTCAGCCGTCGGCTCGTTCCCGAGCGTAAGCGGCGTGACCACTGGGGTAGTTCAATACTCGCTGCAAATCAATACCGACAACGACAGCAACCCCGCCGCTTGCGCGCAGTTCGGTTTTTCTTCATGCAAGACCTGGCAACAGTACGTCTACTCCAGCGACGCCGACGAAGACTCAAGTAATGGCTTTGACCCGGTCATCTTCATTGAAAGCTGGGTATATGCGAACAGTACCTCGGAATACGAGGCGGCGGGTTGCCCGTCCGGCTGGGATGCTTACGCAGGCAACGCTTGCGTGATTAACAGCGAAGCGGTGCGAGTACCTCTGGTGCCAGTTTCGGGCATCGCTGGTGTCAAGCTGACAGGTTCTGCGACCTCGGGGGGCGTGGATACCGTGTCGTTCTCGGTGAACGGAAGGGCCTACAGCGTGAGTCAGCGCGCCTCTACGGTGGATATCAATAAGATCTGGCGCCTGACCGAATTCAACATCTTCGGCAACGGCGCCAGAACTCAGACGGTGTCGTTTAATCGCGGCTCGCACGTCACGGTAAACGTAGCCGTAAACGATGGTACGACAAATGCCCCGACTTGCCTGGGCAATGCCGGCAAGACATTCGAGCAGAACAACCTGACGCGTGGTAGTTGCACCACCTTTGGTGGCGCTTCGCCCGGCATTAGCTTTCCTCAAAGCAACTGACTATTTGCGTCTGGGGAGGTTTCGTCCTTCCCAGACGTTACTTGTTCGCCAACCGGGCGCACTTGCCGCAGCTGCTCCAAGAGCTGTTCCAGCGTGCTCAGACGTACCGTGGCCCGTGAGGTGTCCGCCTCGGCGTGTTCCCGGCGCTGGCGCTCTTCGACCAGCTCGGTCCGTGCCGCAGCCAGTTCGGCGCGCACGCCTTCCAGCGCGTGGGCATCTTGGGTCCAGCGTGCCTGCAGGGCTTGGTGCTCGGCGGCCGTCAGGCGCAGCGCGTCGTGCTCGTGTTGCTGGGCATCCGCCCGCTGGCGTGCCTGCACCAGTTCACACTCCAGGCGGGTCTGGCGTTCCAGCCACTGGCCGTTCTCCCGGTTGAGCTGCATCAGGTCGTGGTTCTTGGCGGTCAAGGCCTCGTTGAGGGTCGGCAGGGGTTCGTGTAAAAAACAGCTAAA contains:
- the recA gene encoding recombinase RecA, which encodes MDENKKRALSAALSQIEKQFGKGSVMRMGDRVIEAVEVIPTGSLMLDIALGIGGLPKGRVVEIYGPESSGKTTLTLQAIAECQKKGGTAAFIDAEHALDPIYAAKLGVNVDDLLLSQPDTGEQALEIADMLVRSSSVDIVVIDSVAALTPKAEIEGEMGDQLPGLQARLMSQALRKLTGNIKRSNTLVVFINQLRMKIGVMMPGQSPEVTTGGNALKFYASVRLDIRRIGAIKKGDEIIGNQTKIKVVKNKLAPPFKQVVTEILYGEGISREGELIDMGVEAKLVDKAGAWYSYGEERIGQGKDNARTYLRDNPQVAVRLEAELREKFQPAEAPREADDAEKE
- the lexA gene encoding transcriptional repressor LexA → MDLTETQQAILALIAKHIDADGVPPSQTEIARAFGFKGVRAAQYHLEALEQAGAIRRVPGQARGIRLAGQGAQSRTPPVGEPFRDNVLRLPVLGRVAAGLPIGADIGLDDFVVLDRVFFSPSPDYLLKVQGDSMRDEGIFNGDLIGVHRTRDARSGQIVVARIDEEITVKLLKIGKDRIRLLPRNPDYAPIEVLPDQDFAIEGLYCGLLRPNR
- the ubiB gene encoding 2-polyprenylphenol 6-hydroxylase produces the protein MWEALSTVRDLGRLQEIASVLMRYGFGDVVRRIGLADVLERAGRLLHWHNAEGRLPMSAAMRVRRALEELGPTFVKFGQVLATRVDLLAPEWIEELSELQNAAPALPFEQIRPQLVAALGMEPESVFARLDEQPLAAASLAQTHRAWLADGTPVVLKIRRPGIGDTIDADLRLLARLAEIVETRAPDLKRYRPAEVVQQFTISLRRELDFAAECRNAERIAANFAHDPQVVVPAVYWEWTCESLNVQEFIDGIPGRDLIAVDAAGLDRKALARSGAGIVLKMVLQDGCFHADPHPGNIFYLRDGRIAVIDFGMVGRVSEQRRFQVAQLLHGMVSYDAEAVIDVLLEWAGTSLDIDESRLQQDIGAFVDEYRGVPLKELRIGAMLGDVTSILRDHGLTLPSDLALMIKAFLTLEGMGRQLDPDFDMATEARPYLERVVLQRYAPRAMLRRSRRTVTGAIDLIGDLPRDLKRLLQAARRGKLQLHVETRALREFGEQVDRAANRLTMGIVTAALVIGSSIVMNSVGGSASRWLLALGVSGFIGAALCGIWILFSIWRSRR
- a CDS encoding TonB-dependent receptor domain-containing protein, whose protein sequence is MQSSDGLSSGVQGILPVDDTAFPGEFVDSYELGAKTTWLGCNLLLNTTLFYQDFSDFQLNNFLGTSFVVRAIPTVVSRGIDTEILWQGAVPCLMLQGGLSYTDTAYGDGPLPDADLTRLPGSRLSFAPRWSANLSLTYEHALGNQLTGRFNLGAKYSSDYNAGTDLDPQKSQPGYTLLNARLGIGADDKR
- a CDS encoding right-handed parallel beta-helix repeat-containing protein, whose translation is MNLSLCTIVAIAVAACVPPCTAVAADWYVAPTGNDGNPGTRAAPFASVMAAQAAASSGDTVYLRGGTYRLSSANISVVRQPYAVVNEITKPGIAYVNVANERPVFDFSAVTPTGLRVAAFRVASNNCVFRGFEVVGVRITIADRLTQSEAFRVDRGNGNLFENLAIHDGQAIGWYLVSGSDNRVHNVDAYNNRGLNAFSDGNIDGFGVHPTLAGSTGNLIEGSRAWFNSDDGFDLINAAAAVTLQRNWSFYNGYDSAFTPLGNGAGFKAGGYGRNGSDYPKPVPRHIVRFNLAVGNRSNGLYANHHIGGQEWISNTSIKNGRANYDMQSTLSDNLTDVPGYDHHLANNLGFGTRIEMINLGSASENDIGRNSFNLPLVVSAGDFVSLDERQLMRPRQANGDLPIITFATLAPGSALIDAGADTGEAFNGRAPDLGAFEAP